In one window of Campylobacter coli DNA:
- the queF gene encoding preQ(1) synthase — protein sequence MRYGEKEIKEFDVENMEIWPNDAKNDYIIKITLPEFMCCCPRSGYPDFATIYLEYIPDQFVVELKAIKLYINTFMHRNVSHEASINEIYNTLKDKLKPKWIKVVGDFNPRGNVHTVIECRSDMVVPK from the coding sequence ATGCGTTATGGTGAAAAAGAAATTAAAGAATTTGATGTAGAAAATATGGAAATTTGGCCTAATGATGCGAAGAATGATTATATTATAAAAATCACTTTGCCTGAATTTATGTGTTGTTGTCCGCGTTCGGGTTATCCTGACTTTGCAACGATTTATCTTGAGTATATACCTGATCAATTTGTGGTTGAACTTAAAGCAATAAAACTTTATATCAATACTTTTATGCATAGAAATGTTTCACATGAAGCAAGTATCAATGAAATTTACAATACCTTAAAAGACAAACTCAAGCCAAAATGGATTAAGGTTGTAGGGGATTTTAATCCACGCGGAAATGTACACACAGTGATAGAATGTCGTAGC
- a CDS encoding NAD(P)/FAD-dependent oxidoreductase → MKKSIVIIGGSVAGLSAALFFASAKNDELDFDITIFDDDKADLKAAAIYNVPFFPKGAKADEIYTHIKAQIASMLEVKYIDSKVVSISGEKGDFTVSDEQGLGIKADYIIVATGATKSEIKGLEDFVIPHELMPKPNKFCFKHHGRQMIKEGIYAAGLASGVTTMVACAMGSANEAACAILSDIKGVVSVYHDTPTTRN, encoded by the coding sequence ATGAAAAAATCAATTGTAATTATAGGCGGCAGTGTAGCAGGACTTAGCGCAGCTTTATTTTTTGCTTCAGCTAAAAATGATGAGCTTGATTTTGATATCACTATTTTTGATGATGATAAAGCGGATTTAAAAGCAGCAGCAATTTATAATGTTCCTTTTTTTCCAAAAGGTGCAAAAGCAGATGAAATTTACACTCACATAAAAGCACAAATTGCTTCTATGCTTGAGGTAAAATATATCGATTCAAAAGTAGTAAGCATTAGTGGAGAAAAAGGCGATTTTACGGTTAGTGATGAGCAAGGTTTGGGTATAAAAGCAGATTATATCATCGTAGCAACAGGAGCAACTAAAAGTGAAATCAAAGGGCTTGAAGACTTTGTCATACCTCATGAACTTATGCCAAAACCAAACAAATTTTGTTTCAAACATCATGGAAGACAAATGATCAAAGAAGGAATTTATGCAGCAGGACTTGCTTCAGGTGTTACCACCATGGTAGCTTGCGCTATGGGAAGTGCCAATGAAGCAGCTTGCGCGATTTTGAGCGATATCAAAGGCGTAGTAAGCGTATATCATGATACCCCTACTACAAGAAATTAA
- the metA gene encoding homoserine O-succinyltransferase: MPLIIPENIPAYELLKEHAFIMGSRRAKHQDIRPQEILIINLMPKKIETENQILSLLANSPLQVNITLLATTSYVGKNTPFTHLEKFYKGLEEVKKRKFDGAIVTGAPVEQMDFEKVAYWEELLEIFDFLQQNVTSSMYICWGAMAALKHFYGVDKIALDKKIFGIYKHDKVSPDLLLTNLDEKVLMPHSRHSSMDEEQISALQKQGKLKVLLRNKKIGSALLRDEKNIFILGHLEYFKDTLHQEYVRDNFIQKAKNYYDKKGNIKYNWRSNANTIFANWLNYDVYQSTPFVL; this comes from the coding sequence ATGCCACTTATTATTCCAGAAAATATACCCGCTTATGAGCTTTTAAAAGAGCATGCTTTTATCATGGGATCAAGGAGGGCAAAACATCAAGATATCCGTCCGCAGGAGATTTTAATCATCAATCTTATGCCAAAAAAAATTGAAACAGAAAATCAAATTTTAAGCTTACTTGCAAATTCTCCTTTGCAAGTAAATATCACACTTTTAGCTACTACTAGCTATGTGGGTAAAAACACTCCTTTTACTCATTTGGAAAAATTTTACAAAGGTCTTGAAGAGGTTAAAAAACGCAAATTTGATGGTGCTATTGTAACAGGAGCTCCTGTGGAACAAATGGATTTTGAAAAGGTTGCTTACTGGGAAGAATTGCTAGAAATTTTTGATTTTTTACAGCAAAATGTAACAAGTTCTATGTATATTTGTTGGGGTGCTATGGCTGCTTTAAAACATTTTTATGGCGTAGATAAAATCGCTTTAGATAAGAAAATTTTTGGAATTTATAAGCATGATAAAGTTTCACCCGATTTACTTTTAACGAATTTAGACGAAAAAGTTTTAATGCCTCATTCAAGACATTCTAGTATGGATGAAGAGCAAATTTCGGCACTACAAAAACAAGGAAAATTGAAAGTTTTGCTTAGAAATAAAAAAATTGGTTCGGCTTTGTTAAGAGATGAAAAGAATATTTTTATTTTAGGCCATTTGGAGTATTTTAAAGATACTTTACACCAAGAATATGTAAGAGATAATTTCATACAAAAAGCTAAAAATTATTATGATAAAAAAGGCAATATAAAATACAATTGGCGTTCAAATGCAAATACTATTTTTGCAAATTGGCTCAATTATGATGTGTATCAAAGCACACCTTTTGTGCTTTGA
- a CDS encoding sulfurtransferase TusA family protein produces MVTLDTRGKVCPFPLVEAKNLVQTLKSGEELEILFDCTQATETIPQWAAEEGHEIVDFELLGDAEWRIKLIKK; encoded by the coding sequence ATGGTAACTTTAGATACTAGAGGAAAGGTTTGTCCCTTTCCACTCGTTGAAGCAAAGAATTTGGTTCAAACTTTAAAAAGCGGTGAAGAATTAGAAATTCTTTTTGATTGTACACAAGCTACTGAAACAATCCCACAATGGGCTGCTGAAGAAGGGCATGAGATCGTTGATTTTGAACTTTTAGGCGATGCAGAATGGAGAATAAAGCTTATTAAAAAATAA